The Maridesulfovibrio ferrireducens genomic interval TCAGACCAACATCAGGAGCAATCTCCATTACCATATTGGCAAGATGACACCATTCATCTTCAGACAGCATCTGACCGTCAATAGTGGCTCGTTCGCGAGGAGTCACAAAGTGGGGTGAAGTGAAAGTTCCGACCTTTAAGCCGGACTCCATCGCTATATAAGTTAAATAAGTTGAAGTTGACCCCTTTCCATTGGTTCCCACCACATGGATAACAGGGAAATCTCCCTTAGCCCCCCATTTACATACAAATTCTTCCATTCTATCGAGGCTCAAATCCATATGAAAAAGGCCAAGCTCGTCCAAATACTCGCTAAATTCTAAAAAATTATTAAATTTCAAGGTATCACCATTCATTTTTTACTTGACCGCGAAGAGAACCTCGCTTAGAAGGATCTTCTCTTGAGCGGCAGTAGCTCAGTTGGATAGAGCAACGGCCTTCTAAGCCGTTGGCCGAGGGTTCGAATCCTTCCTGCCGCACCATGTCATTATAAAGGCTTACGACTTCAACGTTGTAAGCCTTTTTTTGCGTGGTTTGATCTTCCCCGCATTTGAGATAAAAATTATTCACAGATCAGAAAACACGAAAAAGCCCTCTTAAGACTAGAGGGCTGCAACGTACATGGCAACTAAACCGAATTCAAGGGTAAAACGGTGCCATTTTCGACACATTACTGAAACTTAACGCTCTAGCAACGGGCTATCCAGCATCGTTTACTTCCGTAACCTCAACATCAAGGGCAGGAGGCAAAAACAGAGAAACAGTTGTGCCATGCCCCGGCTTACTTGCAAGTTCCACTCGTCCGCCTAGCTCTTCAACAATCTTCTTAATCATTGCCAAGCCAAGCCCGCTGCCGTCTTCCTTGGTAGAATAAAAAGGATTAAAAACACGGTCCTGTTCATGGTCGTTCATACCAACTCCGGTATCGGTTACCTGCAAGACAACATCGCCATCATGCAAATCGAGACTAAGTGTGATATCCCCGCCTTCAGGCATAGCTTCAACTGCATTTTTAATAAGATTAACAATACATTGCTTCAAAGCGTCTTCATCCCCAAGGACATTTGGAAGCGGTGACACAGAACAAACCTCTATCCGGTATCCCTGCTGACCATAACCGATAGACATCAATTCAGCAGCACCTTGAACAACCGAAACTATATCCAATTCCTTTCTTGATGTATGAGAAGAACGAACAAAATTAAGCATATTCGTGAGCAATCTATCCAGTCGTTTTGTTTCTTCAACAATAATCTGAACCTTCTCCCGGTCCTTCTCGTTAAGGCATGAAGACTTAAATAATGAATTGGCAAAGCCGCCTATTGCAAAAAGCGGGTTGCGTATTTCATGAGCCAAATATGTAGACATCTCACCGATGACAGCAAGCTTATCTCTTTGATTCTGGTGCTTTTCACGATGGGTTCGTTCAGTAATATCCCGATGCATAACCATTATGTGAGACATTTTACCCCTCATGTCGAAAATCGGATACGCATAGAGCCTGTAATATTGCAAAAGGCCATCGCTATTAACCTTTGTGACAAGGGATTCTTCTTTTTTCCCACTCTTGAGAGTCTTATGGAACGGACATTCAGGATCAAATTGATCACAAAAAGTGGACCCGTCACGCAGACGTGCGGCGTTCCAGCAGGTTTTACCTATCAATTCGGCTTTTGGAATTTCGGCTCTCCGCCATACAACACTGTTTATATCAACAACACATCCGTTCTTATCCATAAGAAAAATATCTTCCCGGATCTCGTCTATGATCGACTGAATCAGAACCTGCTGATGAGCTAAATTATTCTTATAATTTCCCTTCACAAGCGCCATGTCATGCAGGCCGCAGAAGAACACAATTTCACGATGATCCATCAAAGAAATAGATTCAGGGAGATATTTTCTGAGACTAGAAAACATATCAACGCTACCAGTCATTTCGATTACCAGATTAATTTCAGAATGGACTTCAAGCATCTCAACATAGGTGTTGTATGATGGAATACCAAGCTCATGAAGAGCCAAGGTGTCTTTCTTTTGATGAACGTCACTTATTGCAACCAACTTCATCTCAGGAATAAACTCCCTGAAAACATCATTGTTAATGATATCTAAAAGCACCTTAAGCTCAAGTCCTACTCCTACAATCCCTATAATAAAGGGATTAATTGAACCGTTCCAATAGCAGAGTCTCATATTATCTTGAGAAAATTCAGTCATGAGATGTCTCCATGATTAAGCATGGTTATTCAGGATTACTCAACAGATCGTGGATATCTATTTTGCCGTTACGGAGCATTTTCTGGTCATATGCCTTCTGTATTTTTTTAAATATATCCTGAAATGAAGCAGGTTTAAGAATATAATCAAACGCTCCATGCTGAATTAAATCTACAGCCCGGTTAAGAGAAACATGTCCGGAAAGGAAAACCGTCTCCACATCAAAGCTATTCTGCTGAATTCTATGAAAAGTTTCCTCTCCGGAAAGTCCGGGCATTTTAATATCAAGCAGAACAACATCAAAATCACCTTCCGCCAGTTTTTCAAGAGCAATAGCCCCGTCAGCAGCATCGTCGACCACTAAACCTTTATCTTTAAGCATACGGACTGTAGTTTTCCGAAAACGTTCCTCGTCATCCACAACTAAAACTTTAATAATCCCCTTTGAAGATTTTTCCATCTTATACTCCTGATATTCTGATATTAAATAGGAACATGAACGGTAAAAGCAGCGCCCTTTCCCGGCTCCGAGTCTACAGTAATATAACCGCCCAACTGATTTACAATCCGAAGACTGACGGATAGCCCCAGGCCTGTACCTTTCCCGGGAGGCTTGGTCGTATAAAAAGGATTAAATATTTGCTTTATCTCCTTTTCAGGAATACCCGGTCCGGTATCACGAATCTGAGCAAAAGCCATATCGTCACTGTTCCAGGTGGTTACCAGAATCTCGCCGCTCTTATCTACAGCCTGGACGGCGTTATTCAGCAGATTAAGAAAGACCTGCCGCAACAAAGGTGGGTCTGTTTTTATTTTCGGAATATCAGCACTAAATATTTTTACTATCCGGATATTTTTGGCTTCAGTTTCGGATTGAAGCAAATTCAACATATCCAGCAATAATCGATTAATATCTGCACACTGTGTAACCGGATGTCTCTTTCGGGCAAAATCCAACAACTTATGGGTAATGTCAGAACAACGTTCCACCTGCTGAAAAACAACATCCAGACTTTCCCGTAGCTCATCCATTTCTTTCTGGGTCGAATCTGAGTGAAGATTTGTCCGCATCAATTCAGCTTCCTGCATGATAATACTCAGCGGATTATTGATCTCATGCGCTATACCTGTTGAAATTTCACCGAGCGCAGATATTTTTTGAGATTGTACAAGCTGATTCTTAAGGTCCGTCTGTTCATCACATGCTTGCTCAAGCGAACAGGCTGAAGACCTGAGAATCAGCCACAACCCAATGGAAGATAAAACCGCAGCAACACTTCCAGCAAAAGGCCATTCATAAGCAACAATCAATATCACCAAATACGACAAAGGATATGC includes:
- a CDS encoding ATP-binding protein, whose amino-acid sequence is MTEFSQDNMRLCYWNGSINPFIIGIVGVGLELKVLLDIINNDVFREFIPEMKLVAISDVHQKKDTLALHELGIPSYNTYVEMLEVHSEINLVIEMTGSVDMFSSLRKYLPESISLMDHREIVFFCGLHDMALVKGNYKNNLAHQQVLIQSIIDEIREDIFLMDKNGCVVDINSVVWRRAEIPKAELIGKTCWNAARLRDGSTFCDQFDPECPFHKTLKSGKKEESLVTKVNSDGLLQYYRLYAYPIFDMRGKMSHIMVMHRDITERTHREKHQNQRDKLAVIGEMSTYLAHEIRNPLFAIGGFANSLFKSSCLNEKDREKVQIIVEETKRLDRLLTNMLNFVRSSHTSRKELDIVSVVQGAAELMSIGYGQQGYRIEVCSVSPLPNVLGDEDALKQCIVNLIKNAVEAMPEGGDITLSLDLHDGDVVLQVTDTGVGMNDHEQDRVFNPFYSTKEDGSGLGLAMIKKIVEELGGRVELASKPGHGTTVSLFLPPALDVEVTEVNDAG
- a CDS encoding response regulator, which codes for MEKSSKGIIKVLVVDDEERFRKTTVRMLKDKGLVVDDAADGAIALEKLAEGDFDVVLLDIKMPGLSGEETFHRIQQNSFDVETVFLSGHVSLNRAVDLIQHGAFDYILKPASFQDIFKKIQKAYDQKMLRNGKIDIHDLLSNPE
- a CDS encoding sensor histidine kinase, which produces MNLARAKRVIHLGQYAYPLSYLVILIVAYEWPFAGSVAAVLSSIGLWLILRSSACSLEQACDEQTDLKNQLVQSQKISALGEISTGIAHEINNPLSIIMQEAELMRTNLHSDSTQKEMDELRESLDVVFQQVERCSDITHKLLDFARKRHPVTQCADINRLLLDMLNLLQSETEAKNIRIVKIFSADIPKIKTDPPLLRQVFLNLLNNAVQAVDKSGEILVTTWNSDDMAFAQIRDTGPGIPEKEIKQIFNPFYTTKPPGKGTGLGLSVSLRIVNQLGGYITVDSEPGKGAAFTVHVPI